Sequence from the Thermocoleostomius sinensis A174 genome:
GTTTGATAACCCCACGATCCATAAAATGGATGCTCGGTGATTGGTAATAGTTCGACGTGCGTAAAGCCAGTTTGCTGAACATATGCTGCTAATTTCGGAGCCAGTTCTCGATAGGAGAGCGATCGATCACCCGCTTCAGGAACATGCATCCACGATCCTAAGTGCACTTCGTAGATAGCGATTGGCGCATCAAGGGCGTTGTGCTGTTGCCGGGTCTGCATCCAGTTGGCATCATTCCAGTCATATGCTGCTTCCCAAACCACTGAAGCGGTTCTGGGAGGCACTTCATAGGCCAATGCCATTGGATCAGCCTTCTCAACCTCATAGCCGTTGTGTTGCGAGACCACGTGATATTTGTAGATTGCACCATGGCTAACCCCCGCCACAAACCCTTCCCAAATGCCAGATCCCCCTCTTAGGGTTAGCGGGTGGCTATCTCGATTCCACTCATTGAAATCCCCTTTGACAGATACATAAGCCGCATTGGGGGCCCAAACCGCAAAATACGTGCCCTTTACACCATTTTGATGCATCGGATGAGCACCCAACTTTTCATATAGGTGAAAATGCGAACCCTCATTGAATAGATAGAGATCGTCTTCAGTGAGTCGAGTGGTTTGAGCTTGCGGGTTAGGATAAATGACTGTCATAGTTAGAGATTAGAGATTGGGGATTAGGGGTTGGTTCGCGATCGTCCATTTGTTAGAAAGACATTCGATCGCTTAGAAGGGTCACAGGCTGGCAACTGAACCGCCATCGACGCGCCAGTTGGCTCCAAGAACAAAGCTCGATCGCTCGGAGCACAAAAATCCAATCACATCAGCCACTTCTTCAGGGCGACCGCGCCGTTGCAACTCTAGAGTGGGGCGATTGTTCTGCAAGAACTGCTCGATCGCTTGATCAAACGGAATACCTTCTTGGTCAGCTTGTGTTTTCATCATGGCGTCGGTCATGGGAGTTGCGATGAAGGCCGGCGAGACGGAATTCACTAACACACCATCTTTGGCATACGCTTTCGATAGCCCTTTGGCAAGGTTGAGAATGGCAGCTTTACAAGCGCAATAGGGCAATTCTTCCGGATAGGGTTGCAAAGCATCTTCAGAACTAACCAAAACAATCCGCCCCCAACCGGCCGATCGCATCAGTGGCAAAAACGCCCGACAAGTGCGCACAGCTGCCATGAGATCGACCTCGATCGTTTCTTGCCATTCCTGATCGCTGATTTCCAGAAAATCTCCGGTGGCTCCGGTAATACCAGCCGCATGAACCAAAATATGTACAGTTCCAAAGCGATCGAGGATCTGCTGTTTAGCCGCTTCTACCTGTTCTCGCTGAGTCAGATCTGCTTGAACCGCTATAACCTCACCGAGGGATTGAATTTTTTCAGTTGTGCGGGTCAAAGCATCTGATGTTTTATCAATTAGCGCCACCTTGGCACCTTCTCGTACCAAGCGTTCGGCTGTGGCTTTACCAATTCCAGAGTCACCGCCGGTAATGACTGCTACTTTGTTGGTTAGACCGAGATCCATAAATTAACTATTCTTCATACATCATTCATGTAATGACAGATTTTGTGACCAGATTAAATCTGTCACGCGGCAGATGTTGCGCTCACTATCAGAAATGGTGATAAATGCCGTTGTCCTAGAGAATGGAGCTAACTTCTTTGAGAAAGACGCGAGTAAAGGGTTCCTCCTCTCCAAGCTGATATTGCTCAATCAAACCAGCACGACGAATTGATACGTCCTTGTGCTGACGAGTGACTACCACCGATTGTGGAAACACATCTCGCGCGAGCATTGTTTCGGTAGCCGTAGGATTATCTAGCACTACTAGATTGCTGCCATAGTAAAACATGCCTTGTTGTTCTAATATTGCTTCGGGATATTCCGCTACTAACAGATCTAGTTTCGGGTTGCGCAACAAATTAGACACGTTGGTATTGTAATTACGATGCAATACCTTCTTCGAGCGATTAATGAAAACCCCCTCTTGGCAGACCGCCCCAATTACCCAATCTGGGTGCTGTTGCAGAATGTGATCAACAAGTTCCTGCAAATCAGAAACGCTGATGTGATTAAAGGTCAGAATTGGAATGCGGGCGCTATCGTTGGTCTCAAAGAATGTGTCAAGGATAGCCGAGGTGACATCAACCGGATTGCCAATCGCCGGTCGCAGGTGCATGGAAATACCTGGAGCCGAGTTGATTTCAATGATGCCAAAATTCCCGTCCTTCCACGATCGTGAAACATCTTCTGCCACTAAATCGATGCCTAAGCAAGTCAACCGAAAATGTTGGGCAATGTCTTGTGCCAAGATGACGTTATCTGGATGCAACGTCTCGGTTGCATCAATACTAAACCCGCCCGATGACAGATTAGCAACCTTGCGTAAATAGATAATTTGATCAGGATTGGGAACGGTATCAAGGGTAAAGCCTTGTTGTTCTAGGTACCGTTCCATCGCATCATCAATTTTGATTTTTCCCAAAGGTGAAGTTGGGGTATCGCTGCGTGAGGGCGATCGATTCTCACGAGCAATTAATTCAGCAATGGTCGCGTCACCATCCCCCGTAATAAAGGCAGGTCGGCGTTCGGTAGCTGCCACAAACCGCCCATTCACGCACAGTAAGCGAAAGTCTTTGCCGGTAATGCTGGTTTCTACAATGACATCGATCGGCTGATCGTCCGGAATCGCGCGCACTGCCCGTCGGTACGCTGCTTCTAATTCTGCAACATCCTGCACATTGGCTGTGACACCAATGCCTTTGTGCCCCACCACAGGCTTGACAGCAACAGGATAACCAATTTGGGCGGCTGCGCTAAGGGCTTCCTCGAACGATCGAACCACACTACCAGTTGGTACTGGAAATCCGAGCGTATCTAAAAAGGCTTTACAATCATCTTTGCGCGTGGTGAAGTCTGAATCAAGGTGACTATCGCAATCAAAGGTAGTGGCCGCTCCGCGCACCAGTCGCTTGCCATACCCATACTGCATCAGACCTTCGTCCCATAGATAGAACGTAGGAATGTTCTTTTCGTAGGCCGTTCGTAGTAAAGCATAGGTCGTCGGACCACCATACACCGATCGCCGAAACAATCCTTGCGCCACTTCTATATCATCATCAATTTGAAACGATTTACCTCGTGTGATTGCTTCAAACCAATCCCATACGCTGTACACCACCGATCGACAGGTGCGAGCATGAAGGCTTTCTATGGCAATGCTATCAAACTTCTTGTTGTCAAGCTGAACAACGGGTTGAACACTCCAATGATGAAAATGCAAATCCATATCCAACCGATTGACTTCTGAAACAGTACGAGCAAATAGCTGGGCATGAGAATCGTACCGATCGTCAGCAAGGTGAGGATAACGTTCACTAATGACTGTAAGATAATTCTCGATCGGCAATGGATCGCTATAACTAGTTAACGCAAAGTCAAAGGCAAAGGCTGCCGTTTCAAGATAAGGATTTGGACCTTCATAAAAACGACTATTGAATATATCAAATACATCGGTTTTTCTAGCGTTGATTCGAGAGACTTCGATTTCACTAAATACCATTGGAAGTTTTGAATGCTATAGAGTTCAGCTATAAACCTAGATGACTCTACAAAATATTGTGGGTGCATCCCTCTATCACGGGAGGGACTTGTTGATTAAATCATAAAAAGAATTATTAACATCAATTTAGATTCAGAACTTGATTAACTAAATCCTTCAATGATATGAATTCTATTTGCTAAGTTCGATCTTTTGAGGGGTGCAATACACTATCAAATTCTGTATAACCATGAGCAGAATGAGGAGATACACCCTATGTATCAATCAACAAGTAGTGCACTTAAACAAAAAATTGAAATACTTGCAGAAAAGGCGTTTCGGCAACATTTAATTTCTGGATACGGCGATAGTGAGTTTCCTAATCAATACCAGATTGTCTATCAAGGAAAACCAAGACATTTTTCGCTAGATCATGCCTTTGCGTTCCTCAAGACATTAGTGGACTTTAATTTGGCAACGGCTGAGTCACTCATGGTTCATAAAAAATAACCGATGCTTGGTTTACCTGACCCGGCATATCCTATTCCCCCCAAAGACTGAGAGGCACGATCGGCATTTTGTATCAAATTCTACCGTTCGGCAGGTATAACGGCTCCCGAAATCGTGATTGACTTAAGTTCAGTCATAAATCATTCTATGAATTCGAGGTAGATATGGTAGCTGTTAACAATGCTGGGGTAGACCAGGAGCATCCTCAAGCCAGTTCCACTGAGCAAGCACAGAGTGATACAAGTGCAGCGCAAATTGCCGAGCTAGAACGGAAGCAGGGTCAACTCGTGATTATTGGTGGGGCTGAGGACAAAGAAGGTGAGTGCAAAATCTTGCGAGAGTTTTTGCGGCGGTCTGGCGGCATGGAGGCACATATTGCTGTCATGACTGTGGCAACTGGCTTACCAGGGGAAGTGGGTGCTCAGTATATTGAAGTGTTTGAGCGGTTAGGGGTCGGTCGCGTTGAAGTCATTGATACGGCTCGCCCGGAAGACGGCAGTGACCCCCGTGCTCTGGAAATTCTCAGCGAAGTTACAGGCGTCTTCTTCACAGGTGGAAATCAGGCACGCATCACCGAATTGTTGAAGGGAACAGAGGTCGATAAAGCCTTGCACAAACGTTTTGCTGAAGGGGTGGTAATTGCAGGAACCAGTGCGGGGGCGGCGATGATGCCAGATGTAATGATTGTAGAAGGTGAGCCAGAGACAAATCCTCGTGTGGAAGTAGCACGGATGGATGAAGGCATGGGGTTTTTACCTGGTGTTGTAATCGATCAGCATTTTGCTCAACGGGGTCGGTTGGGACGGCTCATTTCTGCCGTGGTGCAACAACCTGTTGTACTGGGCTTTGGCATTGACGAGAACACGGCGATCGCCGTTAATGGGACAGAAGTCGAAGTAGTGGGCGAAGGGTCGGTGACGGTGTTGGATGTATCCAATATTGAACACTGTAATTTAGACGAACTACTTAAAGACGAACCCTTAGCCCTGTGTGGAGCTAAGTTGCATATTCTGCCACATGGATATCGGTTTGATCTGAAGAAGCGAGCAGTGATTCTGGACTAAAACTCGCAACTGTTCGGACTCGGAAAAGGTGGAGCGAGCTTGTATTGAACAAAATCCAACAACCGATCGGCGCTTTCCGCTGGCGTTAAGCCTGTCACATCCAGCACGTGAATCGGAACATTGCGACGGTGCAAATCGTAGGTATAGGTTTTGTCGTAGTAGTCGAGAATAATGTCACAGGCAGCAGGTAATTGATTTTCCTGAATTAATTTCACAGCGGTTTGTGTGCGCAATCCACCTAACCGTTTACGAATGCGTTCAGTGGCGTTAATTAGTTCTTGGCGATCGGCTAGACCATACAAGTTCACAAGCGCTTGCAAGCGCTCACTGCGGGGGCGCGTTACTTCTATTACAGGCGAACGCTCCATTTGCTGAAACAGAGCTTCCGGGATGCGGCAAATGCCGATCCGCTTACTTTCGGCTTCAATCCAAACTGGTTGCGACAAGTTAAACCTAGCCCATTGCATAGCAATTAAATTCTCAAACTGCTCTGTGCTGGGCTGTTTGGGTAA
This genomic interval carries:
- a CDS encoding SDR family NAD(P)-dependent oxidoreductase, which encodes MDLGLTNKVAVITGGDSGIGKATAERLVREGAKVALIDKTSDALTRTTEKIQSLGEVIAVQADLTQREQVEAAKQQILDRFGTVHILVHAAGITGATGDFLEISDQEWQETIEVDLMAAVRTCRAFLPLMRSAGWGRIVLVSSEDALQPYPEELPYCACKAAILNLAKGLSKAYAKDGVLVNSVSPAFIATPMTDAMMKTQADQEGIPFDQAIEQFLQNNRPTLELQRRGRPEEVADVIGFLCSERSSFVLGANWRVDGGSVASL
- a CDS encoding acetate--CoA ligase family protein, translating into MVFSEIEVSRINARKTDVFDIFNSRFYEGPNPYLETAAFAFDFALTSYSDPLPIENYLTVISERYPHLADDRYDSHAQLFARTVSEVNRLDMDLHFHHWSVQPVVQLDNKKFDSIAIESLHARTCRSVVYSVWDWFEAITRGKSFQIDDDIEVAQGLFRRSVYGGPTTYALLRTAYEKNIPTFYLWDEGLMQYGYGKRLVRGAATTFDCDSHLDSDFTTRKDDCKAFLDTLGFPVPTGSVVRSFEEALSAAAQIGYPVAVKPVVGHKGIGVTANVQDVAELEAAYRRAVRAIPDDQPIDVIVETSITGKDFRLLCVNGRFVAATERRPAFITGDGDATIAELIARENRSPSRSDTPTSPLGKIKIDDAMERYLEQQGFTLDTVPNPDQIIYLRKVANLSSGGFSIDATETLHPDNVILAQDIAQHFRLTCLGIDLVAEDVSRSWKDGNFGIIEINSAPGISMHLRPAIGNPVDVTSAILDTFFETNDSARIPILTFNHISVSDLQELVDHILQQHPDWVIGAVCQEGVFINRSKKVLHRNYNTNVSNLLRNPKLDLLVAEYPEAILEQQGMFYYGSNLVVLDNPTATETMLARDVFPQSVVVTRQHKDVSIRRAGLIEQYQLGEEEPFTRVFLKEVSSIL
- a CDS encoding cyanophycinase; its protein translation is MVAVNNAGVDQEHPQASSTEQAQSDTSAAQIAELERKQGQLVIIGGAEDKEGECKILREFLRRSGGMEAHIAVMTVATGLPGEVGAQYIEVFERLGVGRVEVIDTARPEDGSDPRALEILSEVTGVFFTGGNQARITELLKGTEVDKALHKRFAEGVVIAGTSAGAAMMPDVMIVEGEPETNPRVEVARMDEGMGFLPGVVIDQHFAQRGRLGRLISAVVQQPVVLGFGIDENTAIAVNGTEVEVVGEGSVTVLDVSNIEHCNLDELLKDEPLALCGAKLHILPHGYRFDLKKRAVILD